The following proteins are encoded in a genomic region of Hymenobacter siberiensis:
- a CDS encoding pyridoxal phosphate-dependent aminotransferase yields MLSLASGYGNFAVPKVALAAADEALRHAREHDQPLSVSPAAGLPELREALAQRYRQRGATSVTAEQVLVTAGAKTGLFAVLSEILRPDDDVLLPTPNWFGFYDLVRRASGTLRPLPLSAADNYAFTPEMLRAALTPATRLLILSNPGNPTGRVYSQSEWAALLAVAAEFPNLWVLSDEIYEGISFGPEPVPTLLAQPSPHERHVVVSGFSKSLALAGWGVGCLVAPPELARAVAARLFSTGVAVPVTAQQAALAATQHANAIGAALCAQLQPTRQLLLAGLAALPGASAVVAPEGTYYVFADFTRFLAPGLPLPEASAQLVRRLAAAGVEVVDGATCGAPGFLRLSYAVAEEDLRRSLAIIEVTVRA; encoded by the coding sequence ATGCTCAGCCTCGCGTCCGGCTACGGAAATTTTGCAGTACCCAAAGTAGCTCTGGCCGCCGCCGATGAAGCCCTGCGCCATGCCCGGGAGCACGACCAGCCTCTGTCCGTGAGCCCCGCCGCTGGCCTGCCTGAGCTGCGCGAAGCCCTGGCCCAGCGCTACCGCCAGCGCGGCGCTACCAGCGTTACGGCCGAGCAGGTACTGGTAACGGCCGGGGCCAAAACCGGCCTTTTTGCCGTGCTCAGCGAAATACTGCGGCCCGACGACGACGTGCTGCTGCCCACTCCCAACTGGTTCGGTTTCTACGACTTGGTGCGGCGGGCCAGCGGCACGTTGCGTCCGCTGCCGCTCAGCGCCGCCGACAACTACGCCTTCACTCCCGAAATGCTGCGGGCGGCTCTCACGCCGGCCACGCGGCTGCTCATCCTCAGCAATCCGGGCAACCCCACCGGCCGCGTGTATTCGCAGAGCGAGTGGGCGGCTTTGCTGGCAGTCGCGGCCGAATTCCCGAACCTATGGGTGCTCAGCGATGAAATTTACGAAGGCATCAGTTTCGGGCCCGAGCCGGTGCCCACGCTGCTGGCCCAGCCCAGCCCGCACGAGCGGCATGTGGTGGTGAGCGGCTTTTCGAAATCTCTGGCGCTGGCGGGCTGGGGCGTGGGCTGCCTGGTGGCCCCGCCCGAGCTGGCGCGGGCCGTGGCGGCGCGGCTGTTTAGCACCGGGGTGGCGGTGCCCGTTACTGCTCAGCAGGCCGCGCTGGCCGCCACGCAGCACGCCAACGCCATTGGTGCGGCGCTGTGCGCGCAGCTGCAGCCCACGCGGCAGCTGCTGCTCGCTGGCCTCGCGGCCCTGCCCGGTGCGTCTGCCGTGGTGGCCCCCGAAGGCACTTACTACGTTTTTGCCGATTTCACCCGCTTTCTCGCGCCCGGTTTGCCGTTGCCGGAAGCTTCCGCGCAGCTGGTGCGGCGGCTGGCCGCCGCCGGAGTAGAAGTGGTGGACGGGGCCACCTGCGGCGCGCCAGGCTTCCTGCGCCTGTCCTACGCCGTGGCAGAGGAGGATTTGCGGCGGTCGCTGGCCATTATTGAGGTCACGGTACGGGCGTAA
- a CDS encoding MATE family efflux transporter encodes MLSNIRPHLRPTLLLAYPVVLSQLGHIMVSFVDSVLVGRTGTVPLAAVSLGVNSTNVIMILGIGLSMGAVPLVAAADGRRNLPVLARLLVSSVWLSVLAGLALVGLGQLVPPLMHYLGQPPAVEAMAAPWVRVISWSFLPLMIFQGFREFAEGLGLTRQAMWLSVLANVVNAALCYALVFGHWGAPQMGLMGSAWATLIARILMAALMAAYVLMAQRLHQYRAAVHSWLPDWATLRRLFDLGAPIGVQMAFEVGAFASAAIMIGWLGAVPLAAHQVAINLASITYMAASGIAAAATIRVGKLMGEGNMPAARQAGFAAYVLGFGFMATMATLFIALRHQAPLLYSHDAAVVAQAGTLLLIAALFQVSDGLQVMGLGALRGLEDVKVPSVVALLAYWAVALPLGYFLGFRLHFGAPGVWTGLLLGLTIVAGVLIVRFRRETAPGYVPEPVSAQ; translated from the coding sequence ATGCTGAGTAATATTCGTCCTCATTTGCGGCCTACGCTGCTGCTGGCTTATCCGGTGGTGCTTTCGCAGCTGGGGCACATCATGGTAAGTTTCGTCGATTCGGTGCTGGTGGGGCGCACGGGAACCGTGCCGCTGGCCGCCGTGAGCCTGGGCGTGAACAGTACCAACGTCATCATGATTCTGGGCATTGGCCTGAGCATGGGAGCCGTGCCCCTGGTAGCCGCTGCCGATGGCCGCCGCAACCTGCCCGTGCTGGCCCGCCTGCTGGTGTCGTCCGTCTGGCTGAGCGTGTTGGCGGGGCTGGCGCTGGTCGGGCTAGGCCAATTGGTGCCGCCGCTCATGCACTACCTCGGCCAGCCGCCAGCCGTGGAGGCCATGGCCGCGCCCTGGGTGCGGGTTATCAGCTGGTCGTTTCTGCCGTTGATGATTTTCCAGGGCTTCCGCGAGTTCGCCGAGGGGCTGGGGCTCACGCGGCAGGCCATGTGGCTCTCGGTACTGGCCAACGTGGTGAACGCCGCTTTGTGCTACGCGCTGGTTTTCGGCCACTGGGGTGCCCCCCAGATGGGGCTTATGGGCTCGGCCTGGGCCACGCTTATTGCCCGCATACTCATGGCCGCGCTCATGGCTGCGTATGTGCTTATGGCCCAGCGCCTGCATCAGTACCGTGCCGCCGTGCACAGCTGGCTGCCCGACTGGGCCACGCTGCGCCGGCTGTTCGATTTGGGCGCGCCCATCGGTGTGCAGATGGCTTTCGAAGTAGGCGCATTTGCCTCGGCCGCCATCATGATTGGCTGGCTGGGCGCAGTGCCGCTGGCCGCGCATCAGGTGGCCATCAACCTGGCTTCGATAACGTATATGGCGGCCAGCGGCATTGCGGCGGCGGCCACCATCCGGGTGGGCAAGCTGATGGGGGAAGGGAACATGCCGGCGGCGCGACAGGCCGGTTTCGCGGCCTACGTGCTGGGCTTTGGGTTTATGGCCACGATGGCGACGCTCTTTATTGCCCTGCGGCACCAGGCCCCACTGCTTTATAGCCACGATGCGGCCGTGGTGGCGCAGGCTGGCACGCTGCTGCTCATCGCGGCCCTGTTTCAGGTGTCCGATGGCTTGCAGGTGATGGGCCTGGGCGCGCTGCGCGGGCTGGAAGACGTGAAGGTGCCTTCGGTGGTGGCCTTGCTGGCATATTGGGCGGTGGCGCTGCCGCTGGGCTACTTCTTGGGTTTTCGGCTGCATTTTGGTGCGCCGGGCGTGTGGACGGGGCTGCTGTTGGGGCTTACTATTGTGGCGGGCGTGCTGATTGTGCGCTTCCGGCGCGAAACCGCGCCGGGCTACGTGCCCGAGCCGGTATCGGCGCAGTAG
- the egtB gene encoding ergothioneine biosynthesis protein EgtB, producing the protein MTHAFVSPPTSRVAPSWLARYRAVRAQSQALCAPLLPEDTVVQPMLDVSPPKWHLAHTTWFWETFLLKEYAPGYELFHAEYAYLFNSYYNSLGSRVNRADRGTLSRPALADVLAYRAYVDAALARLLTERRDLPPVFFELLELGLQHEQQHQELLATDIKYILSTSPLAPAYLGGELRVKSAELKEASWLPVPGGVHRVGFQESGFCFDNELAAHDVLLAPFELQNRLVTNADFLAFIEADGYRDFRYWMGEGWDLAQAEGWEAPLYWVRHADGWHRFTHHGLQAVLPEAPVTHISFYEADAYANWAGARLPTEAEWETAARHFGATTSAGTWLESNLFDPQPLPADADPTQCHQLLGDCWEWTYSAYHAYPGYARAAGALGEYNGKFMVNQLVLRGGSCATPENHIRVSYRNFFHADKRWQFTGIRLARSVEPATN; encoded by the coding sequence ATGACTCACGCCTTCGTTTCACCACCTACTTCCCGCGTGGCTCCGTCCTGGCTGGCCCGGTATCGTGCCGTGCGCGCCCAAAGCCAGGCCCTGTGCGCGCCGCTGCTGCCCGAAGACACCGTGGTGCAGCCCATGCTCGATGTGAGCCCGCCCAAATGGCACCTGGCCCACACCACTTGGTTTTGGGAAACCTTCCTGCTGAAGGAATACGCGCCCGGCTACGAGCTATTCCATGCGGAATACGCATACTTGTTCAATTCCTACTACAACTCGCTTGGCTCCAGGGTGAACCGGGCCGACCGGGGCACGCTCTCGCGCCCGGCCCTGGCCGATGTGCTGGCTTACCGTGCCTACGTCGATGCCGCGCTGGCCCGGCTCCTGACCGAGCGGCGCGACCTGCCCCCGGTATTTTTTGAGCTGCTGGAGCTGGGCCTCCAGCACGAGCAGCAGCACCAGGAGCTGCTGGCCACCGACATTAAATATATCCTCAGCACCAGCCCATTGGCCCCGGCCTACCTTGGAGGGGAATTAAGAGTTAAGAGTGCAGAGTTAAAAGAAGCGTCCTGGCTGCCCGTGCCCGGCGGCGTGCACCGGGTAGGCTTTCAGGAAAGCGGCTTTTGCTTCGATAACGAGCTGGCGGCGCACGATGTGCTGCTGGCCCCCTTCGAGCTGCAAAACCGCCTGGTGACCAACGCCGACTTCCTGGCCTTCATCGAAGCCGACGGCTACCGCGATTTCCGCTACTGGATGGGCGAGGGCTGGGACCTGGCGCAGGCCGAGGGCTGGGAAGCGCCGCTCTACTGGGTGCGGCACGCCGATGGCTGGCACCGCTTCACGCACCACGGCCTGCAGGCGGTGCTGCCCGAGGCCCCGGTCACCCACATCAGCTTTTACGAGGCCGATGCCTACGCCAACTGGGCCGGGGCACGCCTGCCCACCGAGGCCGAATGGGAAACCGCCGCCCGCCATTTCGGGGCCACCACCAGCGCCGGCACCTGGCTCGAAAGCAACCTCTTCGACCCGCAGCCTTTGCCCGCCGATGCCGACCCCACCCAATGCCACCAGCTGCTGGGCGACTGCTGGGAATGGACCTACTCGGCCTACCATGCCTACCCTGGCTACGCCCGCGCCGCCGGGGCGCTGGGCGAATACAACGGCAAGTTTATGGTGAACCAGCTGGTGCTGCGCGGCGGCTCCTGCGCCACGCCCGAAAACCATATTCGGGTGAGCTATCGCAATTTTTTTCACGCCGACAAGCGCTGGCAGTTCACGGGCATCCGCCTGGCGCGGTCGGTCGAGCCAGCCACTAATTAA
- a CDS encoding DUF922 domain-containing protein, with the protein MLSFLTSILTAAVLLQGPKPQPAAAPATKPAPAPPIPWSATRRLTMADFKGHPGPSDRLAALTSADIKSNAACRDFVFSSTVTAAFDPNTSWFQNPKTASEALLRHEQLHFDITEAYARIMRQKLVAFAARADCNKLQPAFNNVTKAVYAVWDNEQNRYDQETGHGLNAVRQAFWEKQTQLKLEQLKAFAVE; encoded by the coding sequence ATGCTCTCTTTTCTGACTTCGATTTTAACGGCCGCCGTGCTGCTTCAGGGCCCGAAACCCCAGCCAGCCGCTGCTCCGGCTACCAAACCCGCGCCCGCGCCGCCCATTCCGTGGTCGGCCACGCGGCGGCTCACGATGGCCGATTTTAAGGGCCATCCCGGGCCGTCGGACCGGCTGGCGGCCCTCACCTCGGCCGATATCAAGTCCAATGCCGCCTGCCGCGATTTCGTGTTCAGCTCCACCGTAACGGCGGCATTCGACCCCAATACGTCGTGGTTTCAGAACCCCAAAACGGCTTCCGAAGCCCTGCTGCGCCACGAGCAGCTGCACTTCGATATCACCGAAGCGTATGCCCGCATTATGCGCCAGAAGCTGGTCGCCTTCGCTGCCAGGGCTGACTGCAATAAGCTCCAGCCGGCTTTCAACAACGTGACCAAGGCTGTGTATGCCGTCTGGGACAACGAACAGAACCGCTATGACCAGGAAACCGGCCATGGCCTGAACGCCGTACGCCAGGCGTTTTGGGAAAAGCAAACCCAGCTGAAACTGGAGCAGCTGAAGGCTTTCGCGGTAGAATAG
- a CDS encoding KGG domain-containing protein, with translation MKTTALTAEVAVAPNPKSNTRPANRVGTKSRRGFAAMSPETQRRIASEGGKASHASGRGHRFSADEARDAGRKGGLVSRRGKSAQAD, from the coding sequence ATGAAAACTACCGCTCTAACCGCCGAGGTAGCTGTTGCCCCAAACCCCAAGAGCAACACCCGCCCTGCTAATCGCGTGGGCACTAAAAGCCGCCGCGGCTTTGCTGCCATGAGCCCCGAAACCCAGCGCCGCATTGCCAGCGAAGGCGGCAAAGCGTCGCACGCCAGCGGCCGGGGCCACCGCTTTTCGGCCGATGAGGCCCGCGATGCCGGCCGCAAGGGTGGCCTTGTAAGCCGCCGGGGCAAAAGCGCGCAGGCTGACTAA
- a CDS encoding DUF58 domain-containing protein — MNPSVPSALTDLVRRLRHLEIRIRKAVEAQLQGDFHSVFKGTGLEFDDVRLYQYGDEVRAIDWNVSSKGHGTFVKTYKEEKEQQVLVLLDVSASLDVGDGQRRKLDVARDIAGLLALSAARQGSALGLFAFSDQKELYLPPGKGPRAAYALIRQLYSLVPVSARTGVGAGIRQALGLLKRRSLVVLVSDFIDGNYERELTMLAQRHDLIVVQLQAPRERTFPALGIVPLRDAETGQVRWVNTSSPDFRARQEATAERQEAELINICRRHRTGFLALGTEGDFVPQLVNLFRHRRQSGRRG; from the coding sequence ATGAACCCCTCTGTGCCCTCGGCGCTCACCGACCTGGTGCGCCGCCTGCGCCACCTCGAAATCCGCATTCGCAAAGCGGTGGAGGCCCAGCTACAGGGTGATTTTCACTCCGTATTTAAAGGTACGGGCCTGGAGTTCGACGACGTGCGCCTCTACCAGTACGGCGATGAAGTGCGCGCCATCGACTGGAACGTGAGCAGCAAGGGCCACGGCACTTTCGTGAAAACCTACAAGGAGGAGAAGGAGCAGCAGGTGCTGGTGCTGCTGGACGTGAGCGCCTCGCTGGACGTGGGCGACGGCCAGCGCCGCAAGCTCGACGTGGCCCGCGACATTGCGGGGCTGCTGGCGCTGTCGGCCGCCCGGCAGGGCTCGGCGCTGGGTTTGTTCGCGTTTTCCGACCAGAAGGAGCTGTATCTGCCGCCCGGCAAGGGGCCTCGGGCGGCATATGCGCTCATCCGCCAGCTATACTCGCTGGTGCCGGTTTCGGCCCGCACGGGGGTGGGGGCGGGCATCCGGCAGGCGCTGGGGCTGCTCAAGCGCCGCAGTTTGGTGGTGCTGGTGTCCGATTTCATTGATGGCAACTACGAGCGGGAGCTCACCATGCTGGCCCAGCGCCACGACCTGATAGTGGTGCAGCTGCAGGCCCCGCGCGAGCGCACGTTTCCGGCCTTGGGTATTGTGCCTCTGCGCGATGCCGAAACCGGCCAGGTGCGCTGGGTGAATACCTCCAGTCCCGATTTCCGGGCCCGCCAGGAAGCCACCGCCGAGCGCCAGGAAGCAGAGCTAATAAACATCTGCCGCCGCCATCGCACCGGCTTTCTGGCCTTGGGCACGGAAGGCGATTTTGTGCCTCAGCTGGTGAATTTGTTTCGTCATCGTCGTCAATCGGGCCGCCGTGGATAA
- a CDS encoding vWA domain-containing protein — MNDFFNLLRYTTLAGYQWQQPRVLLLIAAVPLLFGLRWLLARRRAQVVVAFAPGPVRRDWAAVLRFVPDVVLALALSFAIVALARPQRTDERVEQSGRGIDLVLALDVSGSMEIEDLRPNRLEAAKRIATDFVNSRAGDRLALVAFAGEAYSLAPLTTDYDLLREDLASLRVGMIKEDGTAIGTALGVATNRLRESTARSRVCILLSDGENNAGSLDPLLAAQLAHAFGIRIYTIGLGKDGFVPYGQDSLGRTRYVNTRLDETTMRQLAAAADGRFFRATDTGALREVFAQINRLEKSEIKQLRFRNTKDFYRPYLWLSIALWLLWLLLKSTFLSNPLED, encoded by the coding sequence TTGAACGACTTTTTCAACCTTCTGCGCTATACCACGCTGGCCGGCTACCAGTGGCAGCAGCCGCGCGTGCTGCTGCTCATTGCGGCCGTGCCGCTGCTGTTTGGGCTGCGCTGGCTGCTGGCGCGGCGGCGGGCGCAGGTGGTGGTGGCCTTTGCGCCCGGCCCCGTGCGGCGCGACTGGGCGGCCGTGCTGCGCTTCGTGCCCGATGTGGTGCTGGCCCTCGCCCTGAGCTTCGCCATTGTGGCGCTGGCCCGCCCCCAGCGCACCGATGAGCGCGTGGAGCAGTCTGGCCGGGGCATCGACCTAGTGCTGGCCCTCGATGTATCGGGCTCGATGGAAATTGAAGACCTGCGCCCCAATCGCCTCGAAGCTGCCAAGCGCATTGCCACCGATTTTGTGAATTCCCGCGCCGGCGACCGCCTGGCCCTGGTGGCTTTTGCCGGTGAAGCCTACTCCCTGGCCCCCCTCACCACCGACTACGACCTGTTGCGCGAGGACCTCGCCAGCCTGCGTGTGGGCATGATTAAGGAAGACGGCACGGCCATTGGCACGGCCCTGGGCGTGGCCACCAACCGCCTGCGCGAGTCCACGGCCAGGTCGCGGGTGTGCATTCTGCTATCGGATGGTGAGAACAACGCCGGCAGCCTCGACCCGCTGCTGGCCGCCCAGCTGGCCCACGCCTTCGGCATCCGCATCTACACCATTGGGCTGGGCAAGGACGGTTTTGTGCCCTACGGCCAGGACTCGCTGGGCCGCACCCGCTACGTGAACACCCGGCTCGACGAAACCACCATGCGCCAGCTGGCCGCCGCCGCCGATGGCCGCTTCTTCCGGGCCACCGATACGGGCGCGCTGCGCGAGGTATTCGCCCAAATCAACCGCCTCGAAAAATCCGAAATCAAGCAGCTGCGGTTTCGCAATACCAAGGATTTCTACCGGCCGTATCTGTGGCTCAGCATTGCGCTGTGGCTGCTGTGGCTGCTGCTGAAAAGCACGTTTCTGAGCAACCCGCTGGAGGATTAG
- a CDS encoding DUF4296 domain-containing protein, whose amino-acid sequence MKSFRRCCLGLVPLLLALPACQRPEEPPMPADLIPREHMAQMLADLHQLEAQVESSRLSPDSGRALYLAQHKSLLWKHEVTDSAFQRSYRYYGIHGKDLNEIYAGVIDTLNHRETKLNPASKPATDQWGPPKTN is encoded by the coding sequence GTGAAATCATTCCGCCGCTGCTGCCTGGGCCTGGTCCCTCTCCTACTGGCTTTGCCCGCCTGCCAGCGCCCCGAAGAGCCCCCCATGCCCGCCGATTTGATACCCCGCGAGCACATGGCCCAGATGCTGGCCGACCTGCATCAGCTCGAAGCGCAGGTGGAAAGCAGCCGCCTCTCGCCCGATTCGGGCCGGGCCCTGTACCTGGCGCAGCATAAAAGCCTGCTGTGGAAGCACGAAGTTACCGACTCGGCCTTCCAGCGCAGCTACCGCTACTACGGCATCCACGGCAAGGACCTGAACGAAATCTACGCCGGCGTTATCGACACGCTCAACCATCGGGAAACCAAGCTCAACCCTGCCAGCAAGCCCGCCACCGACCAGTGGGGGCCACCCAAAACCAACTAA
- a CDS encoding aspartyl protease family protein translates to MRSPHLVYLLVAWTLCRGLSAPVFAQPALPPGPFAFIRPNTHQTTLNFEVQRNLLVVKLRLNGAGPFNFLLDSGVGTSIITSPQLADSLHLRRGQYFRVVGMGGADTGLLAYQTDSVRVEVPGAVARHMSWLVMSDDVLNLSGYVGLPISGILGSELFRSFVVTIHSDLSFLELTDPATYRTPRGKRWSSLPLSLENNKAYVTVPVQLNDSLTMPLKLVLDTGASHALSLELDSDPRMAAPARRLPAELGRGLSGTVRGFLGRVPILHLGRYTMRSVLTSFPDASDVHRRIDVPRNGNVGYELLKRFSLVIDYPHRRLLLRPNTKFREPFEHDMSGIDLLATGESYHRFLILRVVPDSPAAIAGVEADEELLSINFLPVNTFSLTQLDRMLHSEDGRVLLLVLRRPDGNLHTTTLRLKRQI, encoded by the coding sequence ATGCGTAGCCCGCACTTGGTGTATTTGCTGGTTGCCTGGACCCTTTGCCGGGGGCTGAGTGCGCCCGTTTTCGCTCAGCCAGCGCTGCCGCCCGGCCCCTTCGCTTTCATCCGCCCCAACACCCACCAGACCACGCTCAACTTCGAGGTGCAGCGCAACTTACTGGTGGTAAAGCTGCGCCTGAACGGGGCTGGGCCCTTCAATTTTCTGCTCGATTCCGGCGTGGGCACGTCCATTATCACCTCGCCGCAGCTAGCCGACTCACTGCACCTGCGCCGGGGGCAATATTTCCGGGTGGTGGGCATGGGCGGCGCCGATACCGGCCTGCTCGCCTACCAAACCGACAGCGTGCGCGTGGAGGTGCCGGGCGCGGTGGCCCGGCACATGAGCTGGCTGGTGATGTCGGACGATGTACTCAACCTGTCGGGCTACGTGGGGTTGCCCATCAGCGGCATTCTGGGCTCTGAGCTGTTTCGCAGCTTCGTGGTCACCATTCATTCGGACCTGTCTTTCCTGGAGCTTACCGACCCGGCCACCTACCGCACGCCGCGCGGCAAGCGCTGGTCGAGCCTGCCGCTCTCGCTGGAAAATAACAAGGCCTACGTCACCGTGCCCGTGCAGCTCAACGACTCGCTCACGATGCCGCTCAAGCTGGTGCTCGATACCGGAGCCAGCCACGCCCTGTCGCTGGAGCTGGACTCGGACCCGCGCATGGCGGCCCCCGCCCGCCGCCTGCCGGCCGAGCTGGGCCGGGGGCTGTCGGGCACCGTGCGGGGCTTTCTGGGGCGGGTGCCCATCCTGCACCTGGGCCGCTACACCATGCGCTCGGTGCTCACCTCCTTCCCCGATGCCAGCGATGTGCACCGACGCATCGACGTGCCCCGCAATGGCAACGTGGGCTACGAGCTACTGAAACGGTTTTCCCTCGTCATCGACTATCCGCACCGCCGGCTGCTGCTTCGCCCCAACACCAAATTTCGGGAGCCGTTCGAGCACGATATGTCCGGCATCGACCTGCTGGCTACCGGCGAGAGCTACCACCGGTTTCTGATACTGCGGGTAGTACCCGACTCACCGGCCGCCATTGCCGGCGTCGAGGCCGATGAAGAATTGCTCAGTATCAACTTCCTACCAGTGAATACTTTTTCACTGACGCAGCTCGACCGCATGCTGCATTCCGAAGACGGCCGCGTGCTCCTGCTCGTGCTGCGCCGGCCCGACGGCAACCTCCACACTACCACCCTGCGCCTCAAACGCCAAATCTGA
- the egtD gene encoding L-histidine N(alpha)-methyltransferase, producing MVNVLTELAQHIAEGLRREPKALSSMYFYDDAGSRLFQQIMDLPEYYPTRAEFAIFREHGAAIAVALSPADGGEFALVELGAGDGAKTKLLLRELLAADSPFTYAPVDISAGAMTGLVAALKKELPDLQVVPVVADYATALTELPTRPGSKAVLFLGSNIGNFGPAERLDFLRQLAAPLAPADRLLIGFDLQKDPRRIRAAYDDSQGVTAAFNLNLLTRLNRELGADFDLAHWQHYTDYSPLNGAVRSFLVSTRAQQVRIATLEESFDFAAWEVIHTENSYKFTLPQIEALAAEAGLRVVEYFTDPATDFADVVLAIQ from the coding sequence ATGGTAAATGTATTGACCGAGCTGGCGCAGCATATAGCCGAAGGCTTGCGCCGCGAGCCCAAAGCATTGTCGTCGATGTATTTCTACGACGACGCGGGCAGTCGCCTGTTTCAGCAAATCATGGATTTGCCGGAGTATTACCCTACGCGGGCCGAGTTTGCCATCTTTCGGGAACACGGTGCGGCCATCGCGGTGGCCCTGAGCCCGGCGGACGGCGGCGAGTTTGCGCTGGTGGAGCTGGGCGCCGGCGACGGGGCCAAAACCAAGCTGCTGCTGCGCGAGCTGCTGGCCGCCGACAGCCCGTTTACCTACGCCCCGGTGGATATTTCGGCGGGAGCCATGACGGGACTGGTAGCCGCGCTAAAGAAGGAATTGCCTGACTTGCAGGTGGTTCCAGTGGTGGCTGATTACGCCACGGCGCTCACCGAGCTACCCACCCGGCCGGGCAGCAAGGCGGTGCTGTTTCTGGGTTCGAACATTGGCAACTTCGGCCCGGCCGAGCGGCTCGATTTCCTGCGCCAGCTGGCCGCGCCCCTGGCCCCGGCCGACCGCCTGCTCATCGGCTTCGATTTGCAGAAGGACCCGCGCCGCATCCGGGCGGCCTACGACGACTCGCAGGGCGTAACGGCGGCTTTCAACCTCAACCTGCTCACCCGCCTCAACCGCGAGCTGGGGGCTGACTTTGACCTCGCCCACTGGCAGCACTACACCGACTATAGCCCCTTGAACGGGGCCGTGCGCTCTTTTTTGGTGAGCACCCGCGCCCAGCAGGTGCGCATAGCCACCCTCGAAGAATCCTTCGATTTCGCGGCCTGGGAGGTAATACATACCGAGAATTCCTACAAATTCACCCTGCCCCAGATTGAAGCCCTGGCTGCCGAAGCCGGCCTGCGGGTGGTGGAATATTTCACCGACCCGGCCACCGATTTTGCCGATGTAGTACTGGCTATACAATAG
- a CDS encoding o-succinylbenzoate synthase, which translates to MLHLRFSQRALRFSFSARTSRGTLAEHMAWYLHLTDYAQPGVEGLGEAAPLAGLSPDYGPGFATSITDLCHRFNAGALAAFTAADAPAFVGSGLPALTFALETAALDLARGGRHQLYSNAFSRGEAALPINGLVWMGDAAFMREQIQQKLAAGYSCLKLKIGGLDFATELGLLAEIRAVAPPERLTLRVDANGAFAPAEALGKLTQLAAFHLHSIEQPIAAGQPAELAALCRVSPIAIALDEELIGMTDPAQQAALLDAVRPAYIVLKPTLLGGHAATRHWIALAEARGIGWWITSALESNVGLNAVAQLTGEYDVRGFAQGLGTGQLYHNNLAAPLHISNGMLRYAPTEAWEAPE; encoded by the coding sequence ATGCTTCATCTCCGCTTTTCGCAGCGCGCGCTGCGCTTTAGTTTTTCAGCCCGCACTTCGCGGGGTACCCTAGCCGAACACATGGCCTGGTACCTGCACCTCACCGATTATGCCCAGCCGGGCGTAGAAGGCCTTGGCGAAGCGGCTCCCCTAGCCGGGCTCAGCCCCGATTACGGCCCTGGCTTCGCCACCTCCATCACCGATTTATGCCACCGCTTCAATGCCGGGGCATTGGCTGCTTTCACGGCGGCCGATGCTCCGGCTTTTGTTGGTTCGGGGCTGCCGGCGCTCACATTCGCGCTCGAAACTGCCGCGCTCGACCTGGCTCGGGGCGGTCGGCACCAGCTCTATTCCAATGCTTTCAGCCGGGGCGAGGCGGCGCTGCCCATCAATGGCCTGGTATGGATGGGCGACGCGGCCTTCATGCGGGAGCAAATTCAACAGAAGCTGGCGGCGGGCTACTCCTGCCTGAAACTAAAAATCGGGGGCCTGGACTTTGCCACCGAGCTGGGCCTGCTGGCCGAAATAAGGGCTGTGGCGCCGCCCGAGCGCCTCACGCTGCGCGTGGATGCCAACGGGGCTTTCGCGCCGGCCGAGGCACTGGGCAAGCTGACCCAGCTGGCGGCCTTCCACCTGCATTCCATCGAGCAGCCCATTGCGGCGGGGCAACCGGCCGAGCTGGCCGCGCTGTGCCGCGTCTCCCCCATTGCCATTGCCCTCGATGAGGAGCTGATTGGCATGACCGACCCCGCGCAGCAAGCGGCGCTGCTCGATGCCGTTCGGCCCGCCTACATTGTGCTCAAGCCCACGCTGCTGGGCGGCCACGCCGCCACCCGCCACTGGATTGCACTGGCCGAGGCACGCGGCATCGGCTGGTGGATTACTTCGGCCCTGGAATCCAACGTGGGCCTGAACGCCGTGGCCCAGCTCACGGGCGAGTACGACGTGCGGGGTTTCGCTCAGGGCCTGGGCACTGGCCAGCTCTATCACAACAACTTAGCTGCGCCGCTGCACATCAGCAACGGGATGCTGCGCTACGCTCCCACTGAGGCCTGGGAAGCGCCCGAATAG
- a CDS encoding tRNA-binding protein codes for MESLSPTTLTWAEFERVDLRVGTIREARAFPEARRPAYQLLIDFGPEIGLKKSSAQITHHYTPEELVGRQVLAVVNFPPKQIGKFCSEVLVTGLADADGHIVLAAVAGPVPNGHQLV; via the coding sequence ATGGAATCTCTATCTCCCACAACCCTCACCTGGGCCGAGTTTGAGCGCGTGGACCTGCGCGTGGGTACCATTCGGGAGGCGCGGGCTTTCCCGGAGGCGCGCCGGCCGGCGTATCAGCTGCTGATTGATTTTGGTCCGGAAATCGGCCTGAAAAAGTCCAGCGCCCAGATTACGCACCACTACACGCCGGAGGAATTGGTGGGCCGGCAGGTGCTGGCGGTGGTCAATTTTCCGCCCAAGCAGATTGGAAAGTTTTGCTCCGAAGTGCTGGTAACCGGCCTGGCCGATGCCGACGGGCATATTGTGCTAGCTGCCGTGGCTGGCCCGGTACCCAATGGGCACCAGCTGGTTTAG